The Actinomycetota bacterium genome window below encodes:
- the rlmD gene encoding 23S rRNA (uracil(1939)-C(5))-methyltransferase RlmD: protein MEKPFKSQELDLAIDSLAFGGRGVARHDGFVVFVEGAVPGDRVRAVVTRARRSYAEARVVEILNSSTDRKTSECVHFGICGGCSWQTLSYEAQLRYKQQQVVECLGHIGGITEIELDEPIPAEPLWRYRNKVEFSFAAHPTAEPAAQADLEKPDAHAGTGSARIDLGFHLPGEWWRVVDIEDCLLHSEETNAIRLSVRDYARESGMAAWDQKKESGFWRHLVLREGINTGEIMVNIVTGPGEFPDAEGFAARLTGAHPGITSLIWSINDTRASVATGFPFTVLAGRDHIFEEICGLKLKVSPRSFMQTNTLMAERLYERAREYAGLTGEEFVFDLYSGIGSIALYLAKSCSGVLGVEIVEDAVELARQNARDNDVTNCRFITGKVRTVLKELELDQRPHLVILDPPRAGASKKEVNRIIELDAPRIVYISCNASTLAGNASQLREGGYRLVRASAVDMFPHTPHIEVVALFEQEQASPDSPASP, encoded by the coding sequence ATGGAAAAACCCTTCAAATCACAGGAACTCGATCTGGCCATAGATAGCCTTGCCTTCGGCGGCAGGGGGGTCGCCCGTCACGATGGCTTTGTGGTCTTCGTCGAAGGCGCTGTCCCGGGTGATCGTGTGCGAGCCGTGGTGACCAGGGCTCGCCGCTCTTATGCCGAAGCCCGCGTAGTCGAGATCCTGAACAGCTCTACCGACCGGAAAACCTCTGAATGCGTCCATTTCGGCATATGCGGTGGCTGCTCGTGGCAGACCCTTTCATATGAAGCCCAGCTTCGGTACAAGCAGCAGCAGGTCGTTGAATGCCTGGGCCATATAGGCGGCATCACGGAGATAGAGCTGGATGAGCCGATTCCGGCGGAGCCCCTCTGGCGCTATCGCAATAAAGTGGAGTTCTCTTTTGCCGCTCATCCGACCGCAGAACCAGCTGCGCAGGCAGATCTGGAGAAGCCGGACGCGCACGCAGGCACTGGATCGGCGCGAATTGACCTGGGCTTCCACCTGCCCGGCGAATGGTGGCGGGTCGTCGATATCGAGGACTGCCTACTCCACTCGGAAGAGACGAATGCCATCCGCCTTAGCGTGCGGGATTATGCCCGTGAATCCGGGATGGCTGCCTGGGACCAGAAAAAAGAGAGTGGATTCTGGCGGCACCTTGTCCTGCGGGAGGGGATCAACACCGGCGAGATCATGGTCAACATAGTCACAGGCCCTGGTGAATTCCCGGATGCAGAAGGATTCGCAGCCCGGCTGACCGGCGCGCATCCCGGGATCACGTCGCTCATCTGGAGCATCAACGACACCCGCGCTTCAGTTGCCACCGGGTTCCCATTCACAGTGCTGGCTGGCCGCGACCATATCTTTGAGGAGATCTGCGGCTTGAAGCTGAAAGTGTCGCCCCGCTCCTTTATGCAGACAAACACACTGATGGCCGAGCGGCTTTATGAGCGGGCTCGAGAATATGCAGGACTTACCGGTGAGGAATTCGTTTTCGACCTCTATTCGGGCATCGGCTCCATCGCCCTCTATCTGGCGAAGTCCTGTTCGGGAGTCCTGGGAGTCGAGATAGTCGAAGATGCAGTTGAACTTGCCAGACAGAACGCCCGTGACAACGACGTGACCAATTGCCGCTTCATAACCGGAAAGGTCAGGACGGTGCTGAAAGAACTCGAACTCGATCAGCGGCCGCATCTGGTCATCCTCGATCCCCCCCGCGCCGGCGCCAGCAAGAAAGAGGTCAATAGGATAATCGAGCTGGATGCGCCGCGCATCGTATATATCTCCTGCAACGCCTCGACCCTGGCAGGGAACGCCTCCCAGCTGCGGGAGGGCGGCTATCGCCTGGTCAGAGCAAGCGCGGTCGACATGTTTCCCCACACTCCCCATATCGAGGTCGTCGCCCTGTTCGAACAGGAGCAGGCTTCACCGGATTCCCCAGCTTCCCCTTAA
- a CDS encoding C-GCAxxG-C-C family protein — protein sequence MSRGLMAVGAAGATVAATGGLGLLSGSLAGAQTTPPTCGTTPGTVRHPRGTWGWPTGGLDPAVCAERAYHKFFTLLCCGAVMDGVIGTLQEELGSPYTNIDIMMFKFGGAGVNGWGTLCGTALGAALTTNIIVGIDGTVDKGSAMSNDLLAYYAATSMPVYSPTTSEYSTRGGTKPQFLAGGTFPTSTANSPLCHVSTNKWMTAANTACGLPTFVYGGTADPSSIVSGSIERKERCARLAGTMAYKTVELINAYKSGTYTSGAWGGPGAGNPGGSPAQNNCSDCHTP from the coding sequence ATGAGCAGGGGCCTTATGGCAGTCGGTGCCGCCGGCGCCACTGTTGCAGCGACTGGTGGTCTTGGTCTGCTGTCCGGTTCGCTCGCGGGTGCGCAGACGACTCCGCCTACCTGTGGAACCACGCCTGGCACCGTGAGACATCCCCGTGGCACCTGGGGCTGGCCTACCGGCGGCCTCGATCCAGCGGTTTGTGCTGAGCGCGCATACCACAAGTTCTTCACGCTTCTCTGTTGTGGCGCAGTGATGGACGGTGTCATCGGAACGCTACAGGAAGAGCTGGGATCGCCCTACACCAACATCGACATCATGATGTTCAAGTTCGGTGGCGCCGGCGTTAACGGCTGGGGCACCCTTTGCGGAACGGCGCTGGGAGCAGCATTGACCACCAACATCATTGTTGGTATTGACGGAACAGTCGACAAGGGTAGCGCGATGTCCAACGACCTTCTGGCATACTACGCCGCAACATCGATGCCGGTCTATTCGCCGACTACCTCTGAGTACTCGACTCGCGGTGGTACGAAGCCGCAGTTCCTGGCAGGCGGCACATTCCCGACCTCCACAGCCAATTCACCGCTATGCCACGTATCGACCAACAAGTGGATGACCGCGGCAAACACCGCTTGCGGCCTGCCTACTTTCGTTTATGGCGGCACCGCCGATCCGAGCTCCATCGTGAGCGGCAGCATCGAGCGCAAGGAACGCTGCGCAAGGCTGGCCGGAACTATGGCGTACAAGACAGTCGAGCTGATCAACGCCTATAAGTCCGGCACATACACGTCCGGCGCTTGGGGCGGACCTGGCGCAGGTAACCCTGGTGGATCGCCTGCACAGAATAACTGCTCAGACTGCCACACCCCCTAA
- the tatA gene encoding twin-arginine translocase TatA/TatE family subunit has protein sequence MPSIGWQEILIVLFLVLLIFGPKRLPEIGRSVGKSIKEFRTSTSELKEQIVPDQTPSRVAEKTDSASSS, from the coding sequence ATGCCCTCAATCGGCTGGCAGGAAATATTAATAGTGTTGTTCCTGGTGCTTCTGATCTTCGGCCCCAAGCGGTTACCGGAAATCGGACGCTCTGTAGGAAAAAGCATCAAGGAATTCCGTACATCGACCAGCGAGCTTAAGGAACAGATCGTCCCGGACCAGACTCCCTCACGTGTAGCTGAAAAAACCGACTCAGCTTCCTCCTCTTAA
- a CDS encoding twin-arginine translocase TatA/TatE family subunit: MGSLGWPEIIAILVIVLVIFGPKRLPEIGKSLGKGIKEFKKSTTELQEHITKDEPETPKVEKAEAVEAAGEPVTAPEPKAAPEPEPAPAPEPKSPETKTS, from the coding sequence TTGGGGTCTTTAGGCTGGCCGGAAATAATAGCCATATTAGTGATAGTGCTGGTGATCTTTGGTCCGAAGCGGTTGCCGGAGATCGGCAAGTCCCTGGGCAAGGGTATCAAGGAGTTCAAGAAGTCGACCACCGAGCTTCAGGAGCATATAACCAAGGATGAACCTGAGACTCCTAAGGTCGAGAAGGCAGAAGCGGTTGAGGCCGCCGGAGAGCCAGTGACGGCGCCGGAACCGAAGGCTGCTCCAGAGCCGGAACCCGCACCCGCTCCAGAGCCCAAGAGCCCTGAAACCAAGACTTCCTGA
- the tatC gene encoding twin-arginine translocase subunit TatC: MAVSDTTNDRMMSLIGHLEELRKRIIISIAALCVGVIICFIFKGFLLELLTEPLGDKKLITLSPTESFMTVFKVAGYAGMIIASPVIIYQIWAFVAPGLRATEKKVIIFATFFTTLLFLAGVAFAWKFVLPRTLDFLLNYESDVFNQQVQSSQYFTFVAMFMLGFGIIFELPAMILSLVRLGIVDPKVLRKKRKYAILVGVIVSAALTPGQDLFSMLAMAIPFVLLYEISLVLSRFVKRPARLDAKVETPEDENPEDEPPESGEAAD, from the coding sequence ATGGCTGTGTCCGACACAACCAACGATCGCATGATGTCTCTCATCGGGCATCTCGAGGAACTCCGCAAGCGTATAATCATCTCTATCGCGGCGCTCTGCGTCGGGGTGATAATCTGCTTTATCTTCAAGGGGTTCCTGCTCGAGCTGCTGACCGAGCCCCTGGGCGACAAAAAGCTGATCACCCTGTCTCCCACGGAATCCTTCATGACCGTCTTCAAGGTCGCTGGATACGCCGGTATGATCATCGCCTCGCCGGTGATCATCTACCAGATCTGGGCGTTTGTGGCGCCGGGGCTGAGGGCCACTGAAAAGAAGGTCATAATCTTTGCTACCTTTTTCACCACTCTCCTTTTCCTGGCCGGGGTCGCATTTGCATGGAAATTCGTACTGCCCAGGACCCTCGACTTTCTACTCAATTACGAGAGCGATGTCTTCAACCAGCAGGTCCAGTCGTCGCAGTACTTCACTTTCGTGGCCATGTTCATGCTGGGCTTCGGCATAATCTTTGAGCTGCCGGCGATGATACTGTCGCTGGTACGTCTGGGCATCGTTGACCCCAAGGTCCTTCGCAAGAAACGAAAATACGCCATCCTTGTGGGTGTCATCGTCAGCGCCGCTCTGACTCCGGGCCAGGACCTGTTCTCTATGCTGGCCATGGCTATCCCCTTTGTTCTCCTATATGAGATCAGCCTGGTCCTGAGCCGTTTCGTCAAGCGGCCGGCACGGCTCGACGCCAAAGTTGAGACACCGGAGGACGAGAATCCGGAGGACGAACCGCCCGAATCCGGGGAAGCGGCGGACTAG
- a CDS encoding glycosyltransferase family 2 protein, with product MRPVLEHEAMDEPAAETINTADLQTVELSVVIPVFNEEERIINTITQLDAYLRQQEIDYEVIISDDGSHDGSPHLVRENFAGRDSVRLIRDRQNRGKGAAVRRGVLAARGKHIIFTDADLSYPVESIGLCMEALREYDIAVGSRNLPGSEIEITPPLMRRLTGPVFKAMVRGIVVSGFTDTQCGFKGFRSQAAHDIFTNCTVNGFSFDVEVLAVARLFGYSITEVPVRLLLDSSDSRINLTSDPFRMLAELFEIRRRVRKLRGELGD from the coding sequence ATGAGACCCGTGCTCGAACATGAAGCCATGGATGAGCCGGCGGCCGAGACAATAAATACCGCAGACCTGCAGACGGTAGAACTCTCCGTCGTCATCCCTGTCTTCAATGAAGAAGAGCGGATAATCAACACGATCACCCAGCTGGACGCATACCTCAGGCAGCAGGAAATTGATTACGAAGTCATCATCTCCGACGATGGCAGCCATGACGGGAGTCCTCATCTTGTCAGAGAGAATTTTGCCGGCCGCGATTCCGTCAGGCTTATCCGGGACAGGCAGAACCGTGGCAAGGGTGCAGCGGTCAGGCGGGGAGTCCTCGCGGCCCGGGGCAAACACATAATCTTCACCGACGCCGATCTGTCCTATCCAGTCGAATCGATCGGGCTGTGCATGGAGGCCTTGAGGGAGTACGACATTGCTGTTGGCTCTCGCAACCTGCCTGGTTCGGAGATCGAGATCACGCCGCCACTGATGCGCCGTTTGACCGGTCCTGTCTTCAAGGCCATGGTCAGGGGGATCGTCGTGAGTGGCTTTACCGACACCCAGTGCGGCTTCAAGGGATTCCGGTCACAGGCGGCTCATGACATCTTCACCAACTGCACGGTCAACGGATTTTCTTTCGATGTGGAAGTGCTGGCGGTCGCGAGGCTGTTCGGCTACAGCATCACCGAGGTGCCGGTGCGGTTGCTGCTGGATTCTTCTGACTCCCGGATCAACCTGACGAGCGACCCGTTTCGGATGCTCGCAGAACTCTTCGAGATCCGGCGCCGTGTACGGAAGCTTCGCGGCGAGCTGGGGGACTGA
- a CDS encoding polysaccharide deacetylase family protein: MNANNEEDMRAKGMGEQPSGGSGSSKLIMPLAVALIVLALAIVGAAAWFSFGSKAADGVVIVTEPPPADETAGNQPTVPAETKTSLEKTAFVPLAFPASLPSPAQVVKLPILMFHHTGEPPAGADELRQGLTVSTADLEAQMAYLKQAGYQPVSETQLFKALYGGAPLPPNPVMLTFDDGYVDNYQVVVPILEKYDFPATFYIVTDLVGTPEYMSWDQIVELDRKGMDIGSHTAAHRDLTTLGAADLQAEVTGSAETLKAHLGHPVYWFCYPAGKYDADVIASVKESGYLLATSTDPGEQQSSDDPFVLMRYRVRSDTGLEGFKEMVR; the protein is encoded by the coding sequence ATGAACGCGAATAACGAAGAAGATATGAGAGCAAAAGGTATGGGGGAACAACCATCCGGGGGTTCAGGCTCCAGCAAACTGATCATGCCCCTGGCGGTGGCTTTGATCGTCCTAGCGCTTGCCATCGTCGGTGCCGCTGCCTGGTTCAGCTTTGGTTCAAAGGCTGCTGACGGCGTGGTCATCGTGACAGAGCCGCCGCCCGCGGACGAGACGGCCGGCAACCAGCCGACGGTTCCTGCGGAAACGAAGACATCGCTGGAAAAAACCGCCTTCGTACCGCTGGCTTTCCCGGCTTCTCTACCAAGCCCCGCCCAGGTGGTCAAGCTGCCGATCCTGATGTTCCACCACACAGGCGAACCTCCGGCAGGCGCAGATGAGCTTAGACAGGGACTGACGGTCTCCACCGCCGACCTGGAAGCCCAGATGGCGTACCTCAAACAAGCCGGCTACCAGCCGGTAAGCGAGACCCAGCTTTTCAAAGCCCTTTATGGTGGCGCTCCCCTGCCACCCAATCCGGTGATGCTCACTTTCGACGACGGCTACGTGGACAACTACCAGGTCGTCGTTCCCATCCTGGAGAAGTATGATTTCCCTGCGACTTTTTACATCGTCACCGACCTGGTGGGGACACCCGAATACATGAGCTGGGACCAGATCGTCGAGCTCGACCGTAAAGGGATGGATATCGGGTCGCACACGGCAGCACACAGGGACCTTACCACTCTGGGCGCAGCCGATCTTCAGGCGGAAGTAACGGGTTCGGCCGAGACCCTGAAAGCACATCTCGGGCATCCGGTCTATTGGTTCTGCTACCCCGCGGGAAAGTATGACGCCGACGTCATCGCCTCAGTGAAGGAATCCGGCTATCTGCTGGCCACCTCGACCGATCCCGGCGAGCAGCAGAGCAGCGACGATCCATTCGTGCTGATGCGTTACCGGGTGAGGTCAGATACAGGACTTGAAGGATTCAAGGAGATGGTTCGCTGA
- a CDS encoding copper transporter codes for MLTWRYHLLSLVAVFLALGLGVLVGISVSDTGVIETSQDVLVEDIQHDLDGLRTENGQLSRDRATNIRYQDDSFPFIVGGRLQGKRIAVVASSAAGDEVQRKLTSAIHGAGGQVVSTTVMNPRFDLPAATAKVKADLKSDPAFASVDDASLTTAVGRQLARDVSKGGGVKLLTSLQGTLVDSFNGNYDTPVDAIVVVTRADNEQVPAYADLEKKFILSLKELGVLTVGAEQEGAPVSEIPLFQSVDVSSVDNLDSRIGQVSVVYVLSGEKGAFGVKPTADLLIPILRAPKQTGQQAPAQTTATTTTPAAAASP; via the coding sequence GTGCTCACCTGGCGATATCATCTGCTCTCTCTCGTAGCCGTCTTCCTGGCGCTGGGCCTTGGCGTGCTCGTGGGAATCAGCGTTTCAGATACCGGGGTGATCGAGACCAGCCAGGATGTGCTGGTCGAAGACATCCAGCACGACCTGGATGGCCTGCGGACCGAGAACGGCCAGCTCAGCCGGGACCGCGCCACCAACATCAGATACCAGGACGACTCGTTTCCCTTCATAGTCGGGGGCAGGCTCCAGGGCAAGCGCATAGCTGTTGTGGCCTCATCCGCGGCGGGAGACGAAGTCCAGCGCAAGCTGACCTCGGCCATCCATGGCGCCGGCGGCCAGGTCGTGAGCACTACAGTGATGAACCCCCGCTTCGACCTTCCCGCAGCAACCGCCAAGGTAAAGGCTGACCTGAAAAGCGATCCGGCCTTTGCTTCAGTGGATGACGCCTCACTGACCACGGCGGTCGGCCGCCAGCTTGCGCGCGATGTCAGCAAAGGCGGCGGCGTCAAGCTGCTGACCTCGCTCCAGGGTACGCTGGTCGACTCATTTAACGGTAACTATGATACGCCCGTCGACGCGATTGTGGTCGTGACCAGGGCGGACAACGAACAGGTTCCAGCCTATGCCGACCTGGAAAAGAAATTTATCCTGAGCCTCAAGGAGCTTGGCGTACTCACAGTCGGCGCCGAGCAGGAAGGGGCGCCCGTCTCCGAGATACCGCTGTTCCAGAGCGTTGATGTCTCCTCGGTAGACAACCTCGACAGCCGAATCGGCCAGGTCTCGGTCGTCTATGTGCTGTCAGGCGAGAAGGGCGCTTTCGGCGTCAAGCCGACAGCCGACCTTCTCATCCCCATACTCAGGGCACCAAAGCAGACGGGTCAGCAGGCTCCTGCCCAGACGACCGCGACCACGACTACTCCAGCAGCGGCTGCATCACCTTGA